From the Pedobacter cryoconitis genome, one window contains:
- a CDS encoding TolC family protein has product MKPYKSIYTALLLVLVLGACKVSKDIPLPVNAAPEKFRGSVSTDTASIAALPYKDFFKEQTIRNLIDTAIINNYDMQIALKNMEAAALLFSQSKLGNIPELNLKVGANSSRPSDNSLNGLQIGQFSQSKHIEDYSVTGGLSWEADIWRKIANQRNAAGAAFMQSAEVKKAVQTRLVSNIAQSFYRLIMLDTQLEIAKKNLSLNDSTLNIIRLQFDAGQVTSLAIQQAEAQQLVAAGLVPQLEQRIALEENALSILTGAFPKTIARIGTLNSINVQDQVSTGIPSRMLSLRPDVKSAELELVKANAKVGIAKASLYPSLVITANGGLNSFKASNWFNIPGSLFGVVAGGITQPIFQRKQLRTQYEVALVDREKSVIQFRSSVLTAVGEVSDELVKIEKLKEQYVIADKRVRTVQSGLSNANMLFKSGMANYLEVINAQSNALQSELDLATVKTAQLNAVVELYRALGGGWK; this is encoded by the coding sequence ATGAAACCGTATAAAAGTATATATACTGCTCTTTTACTTGTACTCGTGCTGGGTGCTTGTAAAGTATCTAAAGATATTCCCTTACCAGTAAATGCTGCTCCTGAAAAATTCAGGGGTAGTGTTTCAACTGATACGGCGAGTATTGCAGCACTGCCTTATAAAGATTTTTTTAAGGAACAGACGATCAGAAATCTGATTGATACCGCAATTATCAATAATTACGATATGCAGATTGCACTGAAAAATATGGAAGCTGCGGCTTTGTTATTTAGTCAGTCGAAATTGGGTAATATACCAGAGTTGAACCTGAAAGTAGGGGCAAATTCAAGCCGTCCTTCGGATAATAGTCTGAATGGTTTGCAGATTGGCCAGTTTTCTCAGTCTAAACATATTGAGGATTATAGTGTAACTGGAGGGTTAAGCTGGGAGGCTGATATCTGGCGCAAAATTGCGAATCAGAGAAATGCAGCGGGTGCAGCTTTTATGCAGTCTGCTGAGGTTAAAAAGGCTGTTCAAACTAGGTTAGTTTCAAATATTGCACAGAGTTTTTATAGATTGATCATGTTGGATACTCAACTGGAAATCGCTAAGAAAAACTTGTCTTTAAATGATAGTACGTTAAATATTATCAGGTTACAGTTTGATGCTGGTCAGGTGACTTCTCTGGCAATTCAACAGGCGGAGGCGCAACAGTTGGTTGCTGCTGGCCTGGTTCCTCAGCTGGAGCAAAGAATCGCTTTGGAGGAGAATGCTTTGAGTATTTTGACGGGTGCTTTCCCTAAAACTATTGCAAGGATCGGAACTTTAAATTCGATCAATGTTCAGGATCAGGTGAGTACTGGTATTCCTTCCCGCATGTTAAGTTTAAGACCTGATGTGAAAAGTGCTGAGCTGGAGTTAGTGAAAGCAAATGCAAAGGTTGGGATTGCGAAGGCAAGTTTATATCCTTCGTTAGTGATTACTGCAAATGGTGGTTTGAATTCGTTTAAGGCGAGTAACTGGTTTAATATTCCAGGTTCATTGTTTGGTGTGGTTGCTGGTGGGATTACGCAGCCGATTTTTCAGCGTAAGCAGTTGAGAACTCAGTATGAGGTTGCTTTGGTTGATCGTGAAAAGTCAGTGATCCAGTTCAGGTCTTCGGTTTTGACTGCGGTTGGTGAGGTTTCTGATGAACTGGTTAAAATTGAAAAGTTGAAAGAGCAGTATGTGATTGCTGATAAAAGGGTCAGAACTGTGCAGAGTGGTTTGAGCAATGCGAATATGTTGTTTAAAAGCGGCATGGCGAATTATTTGGAAGTGATTAATGCACAGAGTAATGCGTTGCAGAGTGAGTTGGATTTAGCGACTGTAAAGACTGCGCAGTTAAATGCGGTGGTTGAATTGTACAGGGCTTTAGGTGGGGGTTGGAAGTAA
- a CDS encoding exonuclease SbcCD subunit D C-terminal domain-containing protein: protein MRILHTADWHLGKRLEQSERTDEHQAFLDWLILTLQTENIDVLIVAGDVFDTGSPSNTAFEQYYGFLRRVKDTNCREVIIIGGNHDSISTLNAPSTLLKYFNVHIIGGVPEEFTDQIIEIHSPSGELELVVCAVPFLRDRDIRLSVSGETAEERETRIKQGICDHYHRFKEYIGEYKANHIPVIATGHLFAAGSSTSDSEKEIHVGNLGQVGGDQFPVEFDYVALGHIHRPQVINQMNHIRYSGSPIPLSFSETDDRKQVIVLEFEKGELVSLVEVEVPGYRKLIRIKGDFEKVKTKLVLLEDPGTLYPAWVEVQVETETFIFDLEEQLNTLIVNKPFIERLFPRQLRTRAVQNLDGQTHEAMALTDLDPQTVFLKRCEAEYPEEDHAELLLTFKEVLEYMAQKENKG, encoded by the coding sequence ATGAGAATTCTTCATACGGCCGACTGGCACCTGGGAAAAAGACTGGAACAAAGTGAACGTACGGATGAGCATCAGGCTTTTCTGGACTGGCTGATACTGACTTTACAAACCGAAAATATAGATGTTTTAATCGTTGCGGGTGATGTTTTTGACACCGGTAGTCCCTCTAATACAGCTTTTGAGCAGTATTATGGTTTTTTGAGACGGGTAAAGGATACGAATTGCAGAGAGGTTATCATTATTGGGGGCAATCACGATTCTATCAGTACGCTAAATGCCCCATCTACATTGCTTAAGTACTTTAATGTACATATTATTGGCGGTGTCCCTGAAGAATTTACAGATCAGATTATCGAAATACACAGCCCTTCTGGTGAGCTGGAACTGGTAGTTTGTGCCGTTCCTTTTCTGCGTGACCGCGATATCAGACTTTCTGTTTCGGGCGAAACCGCTGAAGAAAGAGAAACCAGGATCAAACAAGGGATTTGTGATCATTATCATCGTTTCAAAGAATATATTGGAGAATATAAGGCTAACCATATTCCGGTAATTGCTACAGGACATCTTTTTGCTGCTGGATCGAGTACTTCGGACAGCGAAAAAGAAATCCATGTAGGGAATCTGGGTCAGGTTGGCGGAGATCAGTTCCCGGTAGAGTTTGATTATGTGGCATTGGGGCATATCCATCGCCCGCAAGTCATCAACCAAATGAACCATATCCGGTATTCGGGCTCACCAATTCCATTGAGTTTCTCTGAAACTGACGATAGAAAACAGGTCATTGTTCTTGAATTTGAGAAAGGGGAGCTGGTTAGCCTGGTGGAAGTTGAAGTACCTGGCTACCGAAAACTGATCAGGATTAAAGGGGATTTTGAGAAGGTGAAGACTAAATTGGTTTTGCTGGAAGATCCTGGAACATTGTATCCGGCATGGGTAGAGGTACAGGTAGAAACAGAGACTTTCATTTTTGATCTGGAAGAACAGTTGAATACGCTGATCGTCAATAAGCCTTTTATTGAGCGGTTATTTCCCCGTCAGCTCAGAACAAGAGCGGTTCAGAATCTGGACGGACAAACGCATGAGGCTATGGCATTAACGGATCTTGATCCGCAGACGGTGTTTTTAAAGCGCTGTGAGGCGGAATATCCGGAAGAGGATCATGCAGAGCTGCTGCTTACTTTTAAAGAGGTTTTGGAATATATGGCACAAAAGGAGAATAAGGGATGA
- a CDS encoding AAA family ATPase has translation MKIISIKFLNLNSLKGQHEIRFDRPPFTESGIFAITGPTGAGKTTILDAITVALYGRVHRHTKDVFEIMTRHTGESFAEVEFEVKDKLYRAKWSIRRSRGKAEGQLQTQKMELAEAVSGTIIIEHPLQEVRDKIVELCGLDYNQFLRSVILSQGDFTRFLKADENERSELLERITDTGIYSQISMDTYEKAKEERAKLDQLRGQLDHVVLLAAEERTIYQDSLLALSTQESELKTQEALLRAKIDWLNTLGKLEARKVELLDSLAADELFYAAHEDRFFRLQRHLSALVHRPALAELATIENQQLKIKNDLQQAEAEHPDLVKEEGVMKTALQQAKQKIELTEQTITESEPVFEAVAKKDLLIEQAKSELDKTKKTFEAAQTNLQTITTARLNMDQQLKALKQRIDILSQWLQSNVKERELDKEVIVFSQLVQQLKSLEAITAGKQKHLLDYTTQAEKGKLIVVEAERNSGLLELKLVGFQTAIAELTQDLQTALAGKSLEELEADFSVLPLLIQTSEQQLRLAGQYHKVLAEQTALTAALDTYRKQKISVVQDVAALELENAEGTTQLDYLQQIYELEVKVQKYDTDRLQLEPEQPCPLCGSVHHPFVEGKYTSKLTESAARRNQQLEKVNLLKKNLNQQLIGLNTLDHQVQTSEKSLVVLQETIAQSLLEFNANNEKLPKPLELSKPGIIEAVIKRKRLQQQALEIQLKAVKHAQLQINAAELQVTAQKEVLGQERNKIEQAGLTISFAEKQLDLIGQELAATEQEIKTVVAKATQLIKPFGILFEAERAEEIISEMKERFERYQTSEKELNQLQPDLRQQETELKNSLLVWNEKKDQIELLTGQLKEEEKVWQQMQEDRIELFGSKDPVQEKMQLVNALKKYREEAENFQRVLQEKQAKVRIVEDRKATLHVSYLSTKQLFNTHLEKLMGKLTLDGLQSLTELKQLYLPEEEVKAADELQKEALQKIASGKSLLLAAEKDLEIEKQKALTEETSEIISPQLEEYSQQLRTLVEQMVRLRHQLAEDDLLKLKHSEVADQIAEQQKQSDRFQKLAALIGSADGKKFSRFAQGLTLARLTELANRHLLRLSDRYSILKSPEKDLDLQIIDGYQADVIRPMSTLSGGESFLVSLSLALGLSDLASRKVQINSLFIDEGFGTLDAETLDVAITALENLQANGKSIGIISHVETLKERIGTQIQLSRQPGGSSKITLFSYGELITVS, from the coding sequence ATGAAGATTATAAGTATCAAATTTTTAAATCTTAATTCCCTGAAAGGGCAGCATGAGATTCGTTTTGACCGGCCTCCTTTTACGGAAAGCGGAATTTTTGCGATTACAGGGCCTACCGGTGCTGGAAAAACAACCATACTTGATGCGATTACAGTTGCTTTGTATGGAAGGGTACACCGCCATACAAAGGATGTATTTGAGATTATGACCCGGCATACGGGAGAATCCTTTGCGGAAGTTGAATTTGAGGTCAAGGATAAATTATACAGGGCCAAATGGTCAATCCGGCGCAGCCGCGGGAAAGCAGAAGGTCAATTGCAAACGCAAAAGATGGAACTGGCAGAAGCGGTTAGCGGTACGATCATTATTGAGCATCCTTTACAGGAAGTGAGAGATAAGATTGTAGAGTTATGCGGGTTGGATTATAACCAGTTTTTACGTTCTGTGATATTATCTCAGGGTGATTTTACACGCTTTTTGAAAGCGGATGAGAATGAAAGAAGTGAGCTGCTGGAAAGGATCACTGATACAGGTATTTATTCGCAGATTTCTATGGATACTTACGAAAAAGCTAAAGAGGAACGTGCGAAACTGGATCAGTTGAGAGGACAACTGGATCATGTGGTTTTACTGGCTGCTGAGGAAAGGACTATTTATCAGGATAGTTTATTAGCACTTTCTACTCAGGAGAGTGAACTGAAGACACAGGAAGCGTTATTAAGGGCTAAAATCGACTGGCTGAATACGCTTGGGAAATTAGAAGCCCGTAAAGTGGAGTTGCTGGACAGTTTAGCTGCGGATGAGCTTTTCTATGCGGCACATGAGGACAGGTTCTTTCGGCTTCAAAGACATTTGTCGGCGTTGGTTCATCGCCCTGCATTAGCAGAATTGGCGACTATAGAGAATCAGCAGCTTAAAATTAAGAATGATTTACAGCAGGCAGAAGCAGAGCATCCGGATTTGGTTAAAGAAGAAGGTGTCATGAAGACTGCTTTGCAGCAGGCGAAACAGAAAATTGAATTAACGGAGCAAACGATAACCGAGTCGGAACCGGTTTTTGAAGCAGTGGCCAAGAAAGATTTGTTAATTGAACAGGCTAAAAGTGAGCTGGATAAGACAAAGAAAACTTTTGAGGCTGCGCAGACAAACCTCCAGACTATTACTACAGCCCGGCTGAACATGGATCAGCAGTTAAAGGCCCTGAAACAGCGGATTGATATACTCTCTCAATGGCTGCAAAGTAATGTTAAAGAGCGTGAACTGGATAAAGAAGTGATTGTATTCAGCCAATTGGTACAGCAGCTGAAGAGTTTAGAAGCGATTACTGCCGGTAAGCAGAAACATTTGCTGGATTATACAACGCAGGCAGAAAAAGGGAAGCTGATTGTGGTAGAGGCTGAGAGAAACAGTGGTTTGCTGGAATTGAAATTGGTTGGGTTTCAAACGGCAATTGCGGAACTTACTCAGGACTTACAGACCGCTTTGGCTGGGAAGTCGTTGGAAGAACTGGAAGCTGATTTTAGCGTATTACCTTTGCTGATTCAAACTTCCGAACAGCAATTGCGTCTGGCTGGTCAATACCATAAGGTTTTGGCAGAACAAACTGCATTGACTGCGGCTTTAGATACTTACCGGAAGCAAAAGATTTCAGTGGTGCAGGACGTAGCTGCATTGGAACTGGAGAATGCGGAAGGGACAACTCAACTGGACTATTTACAGCAGATTTATGAGCTGGAAGTGAAAGTTCAGAAATATGATACAGATCGTTTACAATTGGAACCAGAACAACCTTGCCCGCTTTGTGGCTCGGTGCATCATCCATTTGTGGAAGGGAAATATACCAGTAAATTAACGGAGTCGGCAGCAAGAAGAAATCAGCAGCTGGAGAAAGTTAATTTACTGAAAAAGAATTTAAATCAACAGCTGATCGGGCTCAATACATTGGATCATCAGGTGCAGACCAGCGAGAAATCTCTGGTGGTTTTACAGGAAACTATCGCACAAAGTCTTTTGGAGTTTAATGCAAATAATGAAAAGTTACCTAAGCCTTTAGAGCTGAGTAAACCTGGAATTATTGAGGCGGTAATTAAAAGAAAGAGATTGCAGCAGCAAGCTTTGGAGATTCAATTGAAAGCGGTAAAGCATGCACAATTGCAAATCAATGCAGCAGAGTTACAGGTTACTGCGCAAAAAGAAGTTTTAGGACAGGAGCGGAATAAGATCGAGCAAGCAGGTTTAACGATCAGTTTTGCTGAAAAACAACTGGATTTAATTGGTCAGGAGCTTGCAGCAACTGAGCAGGAAATTAAAACGGTTGTTGCTAAAGCTACTCAATTGATAAAGCCATTCGGGATTCTTTTTGAGGCAGAACGTGCCGAGGAAATTATATCGGAAATGAAGGAAAGGTTTGAACGTTATCAGACCTCCGAAAAGGAATTAAACCAGTTACAGCCTGATCTTCGTCAGCAGGAAACGGAACTTAAGAACAGCCTTTTGGTCTGGAATGAGAAAAAGGATCAGATTGAACTGCTGACAGGGCAATTGAAGGAAGAGGAAAAGGTTTGGCAGCAAATGCAGGAAGATCGTATTGAACTTTTTGGTTCAAAAGATCCTGTGCAGGAAAAAATGCAATTGGTCAACGCTTTAAAGAAATATAGGGAAGAAGCTGAGAATTTTCAGCGTGTATTACAAGAGAAGCAGGCAAAGGTGCGCATTGTTGAAGATCGTAAAGCAACGCTTCATGTTTCTTATTTGTCAACTAAGCAGTTGTTTAATACCCATTTGGAAAAACTGATGGGTAAGCTCACTTTAGATGGATTACAGAGCTTAACGGAGTTGAAGCAATTGTATTTACCTGAGGAGGAAGTAAAGGCTGCTGATGAATTGCAGAAAGAAGCTTTACAGAAAATTGCATCAGGCAAAAGCCTTTTGCTGGCTGCTGAAAAGGATCTGGAAATTGAAAAACAAAAAGCGTTAACGGAAGAAACCAGCGAGATTATCAGTCCTCAGCTGGAAGAATATAGTCAGCAATTGAGAACTTTAGTAGAGCAGATGGTCAGGTTAAGACACCAGCTTGCCGAAGATGATCTGCTGAAATTAAAACATAGTGAAGTTGCAGATCAGATTGCTGAGCAGCAAAAACAGTCTGATCGTTTCCAGAAGCTTGCTGCTTTGATTGGATCTGCTGATGGTAAAAAGTTCAGCAGATTTGCGCAGGGACTTACTTTAGCACGGTTAACAGAATTGGCAAACCGTCATTTGCTGCGGTTAAGTGATCGGTACAGTATTTTGAAGAGTCCGGAGAAGGATCTGGATTTGCAGATCATTGATGGCTACCAGGCAGATGTAATCAGACCGATGTCTACGCTTTCTGGTGGAGAGAGTTTCCTGGTCAGTCTTTCGCTGGCTTTGGGTTTATCGGATCTGGCAAGTCGCAAAGTACAAATCAATTCATTGTTTATTGATGAAGGATTTGGTACACTGGATGCAGAAACGCTGGATGTTGCGATTACAGCATTGGAAAACTTGCAGGCGAATGGCAAGAGCATAGGTATTATCTCGCATGTGGAGACTTTGAAGGAACGGATCGGTACTCAGATACAATTGAGCAGACAACCGGGAGGATCGAGCAAAATTACGTTGTTTAGCTACGGAGAACTGATAACGGTTTCCTGA
- a CDS encoding phosphatase PAP2 family protein — protein MLKSIKHCPLFFIFLLLLFIIGISFCAGTSKLDSFTSLNFYHPAWLDRFFSYYTLMGDGVICMIAVLLLFFFKKKKAALILFTAYLTSGLIVQLLKRIIAQPRPSLYFDQISFHYDHFVDGTEPLRSGSFPSGHTASAFAMATVLVLCLKKKKISLLCLLTAALVGYSRIYLGQHFLQDVIAGGITGCIFALLSYFLIQQAKPFKFAKAFRKPLSVLRS, from the coding sequence ATGCTCAAATCAATCAAACACTGTCCCCTGTTTTTCATCTTCCTGCTATTACTATTTATCATCGGTATCAGCTTTTGCGCAGGCACTTCTAAATTAGACAGTTTTACCAGCCTGAATTTCTACCACCCGGCCTGGCTTGATCGTTTCTTTTCTTATTATACACTGATGGGTGACGGAGTGATCTGTATGATTGCCGTTTTGCTGCTGTTCTTTTTTAAAAAGAAAAAAGCTGCACTCATCCTTTTTACAGCTTATTTAACTTCAGGCCTGATTGTTCAGCTTTTAAAAAGAATCATTGCCCAACCCAGGCCTTCTCTTTACTTTGACCAGATTTCCTTTCATTATGATCATTTCGTGGACGGAACAGAGCCCCTGCGCTCCGGATCTTTTCCTTCAGGGCACACAGCTTCAGCCTTCGCCATGGCAACCGTCCTGGTGCTATGTCTGAAAAAGAAAAAGATCAGTCTGCTTTGTTTACTGACCGCAGCGCTGGTTGGCTATTCCAGGATCTACCTCGGTCAGCATTTCTTACAGGATGTGATTGCCGGCGGAATTACAGGGTGTATTTTTGCGCTGCTCAGCTATTTCCTGATACAGCAGGCCAAACCTTTTAAATTTGCAAAGGCTTTCAGGAAACCGTTATCAGTTCTCCGTAGCTAA
- a CDS encoding murein L,D-transpeptidase catalytic domain family protein, with product MRKYLLGGAGITFSILALTIIISWIPCSNRNLPDKVVTQDSLYNLHVTKIYNAAHLEQTGLSHQVFEKALTGFYNLKNVGKVSSEKSILTIADFDQNSTKKRLWIIDLSIDSLLLNTWVAHGQRSGDDLATRFSDARDSNESSLGFYVTAEVYKGKHGRSLRLDGMDEGYNSNARSRSIVVHGAPYVSQGTINELGRLGRSQGCPAVPAELSDKVINTIEGKTVIFINGTHQSYFSKYLNAHLAANIVVPMQDSSLIARI from the coding sequence ATGAGAAAATACCTTTTAGGCGGAGCAGGAATAACATTTAGCATACTTGCCCTGACCATTATAATTAGCTGGATACCTTGTTCAAACCGGAATTTACCGGACAAAGTTGTTACCCAAGACTCTCTTTACAATCTGCATGTAACCAAAATCTACAATGCAGCACATCTGGAGCAAACAGGCCTTAGTCACCAGGTTTTTGAAAAAGCACTGACAGGATTTTACAATCTTAAAAATGTAGGTAAGGTTTCCAGTGAAAAATCTATTTTAACCATTGCAGATTTCGATCAGAACAGCACTAAAAAGCGGCTCTGGATTATAGATCTTTCTATAGACTCTCTTCTTTTGAACACCTGGGTAGCACACGGTCAGCGCAGCGGCGATGATTTGGCCACCCGTTTTTCTGATGCCAGGGATTCTAACGAAAGCAGTCTTGGATTTTATGTGACTGCCGAAGTTTACAAGGGTAAACACGGGCGTTCATTACGTTTGGACGGCATGGATGAAGGTTACAATTCAAATGCAAGAAGCCGCTCTATTGTGGTTCATGGCGCCCCTTATGTGAGTCAGGGAACAATTAATGAGTTAGGGAGATTAGGACGCAGTCAGGGTTGCCCGGCAGTACCAGCAGAACTATCAGATAAAGTAATCAATACGATTGAAGGGAAGACTGTTATTTTTATCAATGGGACACATCAGTCGTACTTTTCAAAGTATCTGAATGCACATCTTGCAGCAAACATCGTTGTACCCATGCAGGATAGCAGTTTAATAGCACGTATATAA
- a CDS encoding START domain-containing protein — MSKFTSSHFLFLSFILFFTSLNLASAQEKWTLSVNKEGIQVYTRPIENSKIKAIKVVTSIPATSSQLLAAILDIQTCGEWVYHSKENVLIKQVSPLDLIYYSLVDVPWPAEDRDYVVHIQAEQDPQTKVITVNSPCIPGYVEEKKDIVRISHSVGKWTITPVSKNQVKAEYVLEVDPMGNIPAWLINLFATKGPLETFRNLKVHVQKEAYKKARFKLISD, encoded by the coding sequence ATGTCAAAGTTCACCAGTTCACACTTCCTGTTCCTTTCTTTTATCTTATTTTTTACAAGTTTGAATCTGGCCTCAGCTCAGGAAAAATGGACTTTATCTGTAAATAAAGAGGGCATCCAGGTTTATACCCGCCCGATTGAAAATTCTAAAATCAAAGCAATCAAAGTAGTCACCAGTATCCCTGCTACTTCTTCACAACTGCTGGCTGCCATTTTAGATATACAGACTTGTGGCGAATGGGTTTACCATAGTAAAGAAAATGTACTGATTAAGCAGGTTTCTCCACTGGATCTGATCTATTACTCGCTTGTTGATGTCCCATGGCCAGCAGAAGATCGTGATTATGTAGTGCATATACAGGCCGAGCAGGATCCTCAGACTAAAGTAATCACAGTAAATTCTCCATGTATCCCAGGGTATGTAGAGGAAAAGAAAGATATAGTCAGAATCAGCCATTCGGTCGGAAAATGGACGATTACCCCGGTTAGTAAAAATCAGGTCAAAGCGGAATATGTACTGGAAGTTGATCCTATGGGAAATATACCGGCCTGGTTAATCAATCTTTTTGCTACTAAAGGCCCGCTGGAAACCTTTAGAAACCTGAAAGTGCACGTACAAAAAGAAGCATATAAAAAGGCGCGCTTTAAGCTAATTAGTGATTAA
- a CDS encoding ankyrin repeat domain-containing protein produces MRIESEIVSAIQSRDFEKAKSLLQSGEKISKEVINQPNFTLPFSQVIKAKEFEIIDLWVADRTIETDVYEYDSFRNTIFETIIREFPADEESINWLSGFLGKLDNINDEIGDVTLLSYAFENGADVKVIQCLIDAGCDVNYTNNAEQSLLYEVVNKRMMAPEKAIAYIEVLIEAGLDVNKGNIVRETPLMVAVNNNKIDYLDLLLENGADANVQDQKGKTAFTRAVTDQFSEKLYDKLAAYTMPDFDQADETGNTLLSSYLSRLNNNAYISILPKLLEAGADINQKAPHYDQQKSGLDWLAEKSFETLEIALETGKIEINEQDDLGETILHKVCGYNIVLDEQKAKDIYKKVKLLIESGADVNVVNSKEETPLMLASNNNIKIKTVQLLMSNSAK; encoded by the coding sequence ATGAGAATCGAAAGTGAAATTGTAAGTGCAATCCAATCCAGAGACTTTGAAAAAGCGAAATCCTTATTACAAAGCGGAGAGAAGATCTCTAAAGAAGTAATCAATCAACCCAATTTCACCCTCCCCTTCAGTCAGGTCATCAAAGCTAAAGAATTTGAAATTATTGACCTTTGGGTAGCCGATAGAACTATTGAAACAGATGTTTACGAATATGATTCTTTCCGGAATACAATTTTTGAAACTATAATCAGAGAATTTCCGGCAGATGAAGAATCAATTAACTGGTTATCCGGTTTTTTGGGGAAGCTGGATAATATCAATGATGAGATAGGGGATGTAACCTTATTGAGTTATGCGTTTGAAAATGGCGCAGATGTTAAGGTTATCCAATGTCTGATTGATGCAGGCTGCGATGTAAATTATACAAATAATGCAGAGCAGAGTTTGCTTTATGAGGTCGTTAATAAAAGAATGATGGCGCCTGAGAAAGCGATCGCTTATATAGAGGTCTTAATTGAGGCTGGTTTAGATGTTAATAAGGGTAATATAGTCAGAGAAACGCCGCTAATGGTGGCTGTCAATAATAATAAGATTGATTACCTGGATTTGCTTTTAGAAAATGGAGCAGATGCAAATGTGCAGGATCAGAAAGGTAAAACTGCTTTTACCCGTGCGGTAACAGACCAGTTCAGTGAAAAGCTGTATGATAAACTGGCAGCTTATACTATGCCCGATTTTGATCAGGCGGATGAGACTGGAAACACACTTTTATCTTCTTATTTAAGCCGTCTGAATAATAATGCTTATATCAGTATTCTGCCAAAACTTTTAGAGGCAGGTGCAGATATCAACCAGAAAGCGCCGCATTACGATCAGCAAAAATCTGGTCTGGACTGGTTAGCGGAGAAATCCTTCGAAACTTTAGAAATAGCGTTGGAAACAGGCAAAATAGAAATTAATGAGCAGGATGATCTGGGCGAGACGATCTTGCATAAAGTATGCGGGTATAACATCGTGCTGGATGAACAGAAAGCAAAGGATATTTATAAAAAAGTAAAGTTACTGATAGAATCGGGGGCAGATGTGAATGTGGTCAACAGTAAAGAAGAAACACCTTTGATGCTGGCATCCAACAACAATATCAAAATAAAAACAGTACAATTATTAATGTCCAATTCAGCAAAATAA